A single genomic interval of Aureliella helgolandensis harbors:
- a CDS encoding FAD-binding oxidoreductase, with product MMDNLLTDLRQQFPADRIQESASAKAAFQSDGLTAFAVQPRAIIVPRTSDEVVQAVQWCNKHSVPFVARGSGTSLSGGSLPHAEGIVIALNRLNRILSVDLPNRLAVVEPGVINSKLTTAVEHAGLYYAPDPSSQHVCTIGGNVAFNSGGAHCLKYGMTSNHVMAMKMVLGDGEVLQVGPRMGEPLGPDLLGLMVGSEGLLGIALEITVKLMPKPESFHTVLAGYRSLQDAGAAVATIISSGLLPAAMEIMDHLSMQAATAGVGATYPAGVAAVLIVELDGSQEAVAEERILLDRLLAETGATEVIVAANAEERASIWKGRKSVFSAVGRLTPDFIVQDGVVPRSKLGYALQRIEELSQAAGIPVANVFHAGDGNLHPLIMFDGRKAGELHRSEELAAQIVQLCIDLGGSITGEHGVGMEKRQFLAGMFDEASIECMRRVRLACDPLEISNRGKMFPDAEAPSLGMYGLHPLEAAGIASRM from the coding sequence ATGATGGACAATTTGCTTACAGACCTGCGGCAACAATTTCCGGCTGATCGGATACAGGAATCGGCCAGTGCCAAAGCTGCGTTTCAAAGCGACGGATTGACGGCGTTTGCAGTACAGCCGAGGGCCATCATCGTCCCGCGTACGTCGGATGAGGTTGTCCAAGCGGTGCAGTGGTGCAATAAGCATTCGGTTCCATTCGTGGCACGCGGTAGTGGCACAAGTCTTTCGGGAGGCTCACTGCCTCACGCAGAAGGCATTGTGATTGCGCTGAATCGTTTGAATCGGATCCTCTCCGTCGATCTCCCCAATCGACTTGCGGTGGTTGAACCTGGGGTGATTAATTCGAAGCTCACGACGGCCGTGGAGCATGCGGGGTTGTATTATGCCCCCGATCCGAGCAGTCAGCATGTGTGTACCATCGGTGGCAATGTGGCGTTCAACTCGGGCGGTGCTCACTGCCTAAAATACGGAATGACCAGCAACCACGTGATGGCCATGAAAATGGTTTTGGGGGACGGAGAGGTGCTGCAGGTGGGCCCTCGCATGGGAGAACCCCTTGGGCCAGATTTGCTAGGCTTGATGGTCGGCAGCGAAGGACTACTTGGGATTGCACTGGAGATCACGGTCAAGTTGATGCCCAAGCCCGAGAGTTTCCATACCGTTCTAGCTGGGTACCGGAGTTTGCAAGATGCCGGGGCCGCAGTCGCCACCATTATATCCAGCGGTTTACTCCCCGCGGCCATGGAGATCATGGACCACCTGAGTATGCAGGCAGCAACCGCCGGCGTGGGGGCTACCTATCCCGCCGGTGTTGCGGCAGTCCTCATCGTGGAGCTCGACGGCAGCCAAGAAGCTGTCGCCGAAGAGCGGATTCTGCTCGATCGGTTGCTGGCCGAGACTGGTGCTACCGAAGTGATCGTGGCGGCCAACGCAGAGGAAAGAGCATCGATCTGGAAAGGTCGTAAGAGTGTTTTCTCTGCGGTAGGTAGACTAACCCCCGACTTTATCGTGCAAGACGGCGTAGTGCCCCGGAGTAAGTTGGGGTACGCGTTGCAACGCATCGAAGAGCTGAGCCAGGCGGCTGGGATTCCGGTTGCCAACGTGTTTCACGCCGGCGACGGTAACCTCCACCCCCTGATTATGTTTGATGGCCGCAAGGCAGGAGAGCTACATCGCTCGGAAGAGTTGGCGGCCCAGATCGTACAACTTTGTATCGACCTGGGGGGCTCGATTACCGGCGAGCATGGTGTTGGAATGGAGAAACGCCAATTCTTGGCCGGCATGTTTGACGAGGCGTCCATCGAGTGCATGCGTCGAGTGCGTCTGGCCTGCGATCCCCTCGAGATCTCCAACCGTGGCAAGATGTTTCCAGATGCTGAAGCACCCTCACTCGGTATGTACGGTCTCCATCCGCTCGAAGCGGCCGGCATCGCCAGTCGAATGTAG
- a CDS encoding zinc ribbon domain-containing protein YjdM has product MSELPSDSLPNCPECGGEFTYEDGPLLVCPSCAHEWSPNAAAADADDDVTRDANGNALSSGDTVVVIKDLKFKGGVVKGGTKVKNIRIVDGDHDIDCKIDGIGAMALKSEFVKKA; this is encoded by the coding sequence ATGAGCGAACTACCTAGCGACTCCCTACCCAATTGTCCAGAATGCGGCGGCGAATTCACCTACGAAGACGGTCCCCTACTCGTGTGCCCGAGCTGTGCCCACGAATGGTCACCCAATGCAGCGGCAGCAGACGCCGATGACGACGTGACACGCGATGCCAATGGAAATGCCCTGTCCAGCGGCGATACGGTCGTCGTTATAAAGGACCTAAAGTTCAAAGGAGGGGTCGTTAAAGGTGGTACCAAAGTGAAAAACATCCGCATTGTCGACGGCGACCATGACATTGATTGCAAGATCGATGGAATTGGAGCCATGGCACTCAAATCCGAATTTGTCAAAAAAGCGTAA
- a CDS encoding OPT family oligopeptide transporter translates to MNDLATPSETQPSGGESTDVNRLELTPRVIVLGLLLSVVMGAANVYVGLKAGMTVSASIPAAVMAMLLFKLLFRQSSILEANQVQTAASAGESLAAGIIFTMPAMIMIGYWQTFDFWTVSLVALTGGLLGILFMIPMRKVFVIDNPDLTYPEGVACAAVLKAGAADKAESNAGFSLIAGGILGVIFKLAAGFFDVVSESLQTATATASRIFYFGGDLSPMLVAVGFIVRLNVALLIFLGGAISWLIAIPLYGHADLFETPLDGAWDIWSNQIRYVGVGAMVVGGFSSLITVRKGLLAAVTELWSGISRPKESQTNLQRDIPSAVVLVLGIACIVMLAAINYRFTGGIGITALATVVMLVMGFFFTAVASYIVGLVGNSNSPVSGMTITSVLVAGGLLYLFNYSGMEAMVATLGIAAIVCCIACTSGDVCNDLKTGSLVGAAPFRQQIMQILGVLVAAFVMAPILTLLHNNTEGGIGGSLLPAPQASLFAALAKSFSGEGTLPWGMIRNGAVIGFAILIIDAFLKQRKAAFRMHLMPIAVGMYLPFGLATPILIGGLIAHLYSRRAPKSEHDHVLHRGVLFSSGVIAGEALTAVGIACWAAMELSSLKIPLPAPIVTALSLAAAVAIVACFAIFAKPAQEE, encoded by the coding sequence ATGAACGACCTTGCCACGCCCTCCGAGACTCAGCCCAGTGGTGGTGAGTCAACTGATGTAAATCGACTCGAACTGACGCCACGCGTTATTGTCCTGGGACTGCTTCTATCGGTCGTGATGGGTGCGGCCAATGTTTACGTGGGGCTGAAGGCCGGGATGACCGTCTCCGCTTCGATCCCAGCGGCTGTCATGGCCATGCTGCTGTTCAAGTTGCTCTTTCGGCAATCCAGTATCTTGGAAGCCAACCAAGTACAGACGGCTGCATCTGCGGGCGAATCGCTGGCGGCCGGAATTATCTTTACGATGCCAGCCATGATCATGATTGGTTATTGGCAGACCTTCGATTTCTGGACGGTCTCCCTGGTTGCCTTAACCGGCGGACTGCTGGGCATTCTGTTCATGATCCCCATGCGCAAAGTCTTCGTGATCGACAATCCCGATTTGACGTATCCTGAAGGGGTTGCTTGCGCGGCGGTACTGAAGGCCGGGGCAGCGGACAAGGCGGAGTCCAACGCTGGGTTCAGCCTCATTGCAGGCGGAATTCTTGGCGTCATTTTCAAGCTGGCGGCCGGCTTCTTCGACGTCGTCAGCGAATCGTTGCAGACGGCGACCGCGACCGCCTCACGCATCTTCTATTTTGGGGGCGACCTCTCTCCCATGCTCGTGGCGGTCGGATTCATCGTCCGACTCAATGTCGCGTTGCTGATCTTTCTCGGAGGCGCTATTTCCTGGTTGATCGCGATTCCGTTGTATGGACACGCGGATCTGTTCGAGACTCCCCTGGACGGTGCATGGGATATCTGGAGCAATCAAATTCGTTACGTGGGGGTCGGCGCGATGGTCGTAGGTGGATTCAGTTCGCTCATCACAGTGCGCAAGGGACTGCTGGCAGCAGTCACCGAGTTGTGGAGCGGGATATCCCGGCCGAAGGAGTCGCAGACCAATTTGCAACGCGATATTCCCTCTGCCGTGGTGCTGGTTCTGGGGATTGCCTGCATCGTGATGCTAGCCGCCATCAATTATCGGTTTACCGGTGGGATCGGCATCACCGCTCTAGCGACCGTGGTGATGTTGGTCATGGGGTTCTTCTTCACCGCCGTGGCGAGCTACATCGTTGGACTCGTCGGCAACTCGAACAGCCCCGTTTCCGGGATGACCATCACCTCGGTGCTGGTCGCTGGTGGCTTGCTGTATTTGTTCAATTACTCAGGTATGGAGGCGATGGTCGCCACTCTCGGCATCGCGGCCATCGTATGTTGCATTGCGTGCACCAGCGGCGACGTGTGCAATGACTTGAAAACAGGTTCGCTCGTCGGTGCTGCACCGTTTCGACAACAGATCATGCAGATTTTGGGAGTGCTTGTGGCTGCGTTTGTGATGGCTCCCATCCTGACTTTGCTGCACAACAATACGGAAGGTGGGATTGGTGGTTCACTATTGCCCGCACCTCAAGCCAGTCTGTTTGCGGCCTTGGCCAAGAGCTTTTCGGGCGAGGGGACGCTTCCGTGGGGTATGATTCGCAACGGTGCGGTCATCGGATTCGCTATCTTGATCATTGACGCTTTTCTCAAGCAGCGAAAAGCCGCTTTCCGCATGCACCTCATGCCTATTGCGGTAGGTATGTATCTTCCCTTTGGATTGGCCACACCAATTCTCATTGGTGGGTTGATCGCCCATCTCTACTCGCGTCGAGCTCCAAAATCCGAACACGACCACGTATTGCATCGTGGCGTTTTGTTCTCATCGGGAGTTATCGCAGGCGAGGCGTTAACGGCAGTCGGCATCGCCTGTTGGGCGGCTATGGAGCTGAGTTCCCTGAAGATCCCCTTACCTGCACCGATCGTCACCGCGCTATCGCTAGCTGCCGCAGTCGCAATTGTCGCCTGTTTCGCTATCTTCGCAAAACCAGCGCAAGAAGAATAG
- a CDS encoding SOUL family heme-binding protein: MILERLTSIATVVGLVLVGAVAWNRTARAGYESAEYETIETDGKYEIREYPDLMIVATTTKIDAQGRDGSFMKLFRYISGANEAKQKISMTTPVFMENDRAESEVQMGFVMPSEVAAGSVPTPSGEDVVVRKRAGGRFAVLRFSGRLSAKLAKEQEAKLRAWMKSKGLEADVPNHASETATAVPQTAMSDSSGVEAASYDPPFTPAPLRRNEVLIRLK; encoded by the coding sequence ATGATTCTTGAGAGGCTAACGAGTATTGCGACTGTCGTTGGCTTGGTGCTAGTCGGAGCCGTTGCCTGGAACCGGACTGCCCGCGCGGGGTACGAATCAGCAGAGTATGAGACGATCGAGACCGACGGGAAGTACGAAATTCGGGAATACCCCGATCTGATGATAGTGGCGACCACTACTAAGATTGACGCACAAGGACGCGACGGTAGCTTTATGAAACTATTTCGCTACATCAGCGGCGCGAACGAGGCCAAACAGAAGATTTCCATGACAACTCCTGTCTTCATGGAAAACGATCGAGCCGAATCAGAAGTTCAAATGGGATTTGTGATGCCCAGCGAAGTGGCTGCGGGGAGCGTCCCAACTCCCTCGGGAGAGGATGTCGTCGTTCGCAAGCGGGCTGGCGGACGATTCGCGGTGCTGCGATTCTCAGGGCGACTCAGCGCAAAGCTTGCCAAGGAGCAAGAAGCCAAACTTCGTGCCTGGATGAAGTCTAAGGGCCTCGAGGCTGATGTTCCGAACCACGCCTCTGAGACCGCAACTGCGGTGCCCCAAACAGCGATGAGCGATTCAAGTGGTGTTGAGGCGGCATCTTACGATCCACCCTTCACGCCAGCCCCGCTGCGGCGCAACGAAGTCCTGATTCGGTTGAAATAG
- a CDS encoding thiol-disulfide oxidoreductase DCC family protein, whose translation MQTNAPDPLAKSRGTHTVEVFFDGDCPLCIREIKLLQWLDRQNRILYTDISADEFNAYEFGKTPAEFMDQIQGRLPEQEGQPGQWIVGVEVFRRLYAAVGFGWLVWPSRLPGISHMLELCYRIFAKHRLRFTGRCTSQTCGVQKPDGQ comes from the coding sequence ATGCAGACCAACGCACCCGATCCGCTTGCGAAGAGTCGTGGGACTCACACCGTCGAAGTCTTTTTCGATGGCGACTGCCCGCTGTGCATTCGCGAGATCAAGCTCCTGCAGTGGCTTGATCGCCAAAATCGAATTTTGTATACGGATATTTCTGCCGACGAGTTCAACGCCTATGAGTTCGGCAAAACACCTGCCGAATTCATGGATCAAATTCAAGGTCGGCTTCCCGAGCAGGAAGGGCAACCCGGACAGTGGATTGTCGGCGTCGAAGTCTTCCGACGGCTCTACGCCGCTGTGGGATTCGGATGGCTAGTCTGGCCTTCGCGTCTACCGGGCATTTCTCACATGCTTGAGTTGTGCTACCGAATTTTTGCCAAGCACCGGCTCCGCTTCACCGGTAGATGTACGTCGCAGACGTGCGGCGTGCAGAAGCCCGACGGCCAATAG
- a CDS encoding GNAT family N-acetyltransferase: MTEPPYSCRAIIEADWPSILRIQSEVYYDFAPEPESVMRSKALQSPATCFVATGTAAEVIAYCLAHPYPANRTAQLGTADTDPINPTDNLFVHDLAVQKASEGCGVARALFTQLSSAAQADGYRTMTLVAVQGATDFWSKMGFTPSANATIHESYTGNAIFMMKIFATGNRS; this comes from the coding sequence ATGACCGAGCCCCCATATTCGTGCCGAGCCATCATTGAAGCCGACTGGCCGTCGATCCTGCGCATCCAGAGCGAAGTCTACTACGACTTCGCTCCAGAGCCTGAGTCGGTAATGCGTTCCAAGGCTCTGCAATCGCCCGCTACGTGCTTCGTCGCCACGGGCACCGCTGCAGAGGTCATTGCCTATTGCTTGGCGCACCCCTATCCAGCCAACCGAACGGCCCAACTTGGCACTGCTGACACAGATCCGATCAATCCGACCGATAACCTGTTTGTGCACGATCTGGCCGTGCAGAAAGCATCTGAGGGCTGCGGCGTCGCCCGGGCTCTCTTCACGCAACTCAGTTCTGCGGCCCAAGCTGACGGTTATCGTACAATGACCTTGGTGGCGGTCCAGGGAGCCACCGACTTTTGGTCCAAAATGGGATTCACTCCCTCAGCCAACGCGACGATCCACGAATCCTACACGGGGAACGCCATTTTTATGATGAAAATATTTGCTACTGGAAATCGTTCATAG
- a CDS encoding PEP-CTERM sorting domain-containing protein has product MKLHFLSLAVALVLVCSSASSSLAALTLSLRSEDMQAVGPGPVSFNVGVLINWDGNGSGALSAIQFDVTTPDTVNLLGDVDGQATPNPLTFDQADVHEGSVLFFNAISDVSLTQGDNFLTSLAFVAEADSGDFPIGLSLVSAQSGGLFTGTTDLSNDLTLTGGTLRVTAVPEPSAFALLGVIGLAAFQRRRFV; this is encoded by the coding sequence GTGAAATTGCATTTCTTGAGTTTAGCGGTGGCCCTGGTGCTTGTATGCTCGTCAGCCTCGTCTTCGTTGGCTGCGTTAACACTTTCGCTGCGCAGCGAAGACATGCAGGCAGTCGGCCCCGGTCCTGTGTCATTCAATGTCGGAGTTTTGATCAATTGGGACGGCAACGGAAGTGGTGCTCTATCCGCAATTCAGTTTGATGTGACGACTCCCGATACGGTTAACCTGTTGGGAGATGTCGACGGTCAAGCTACTCCCAACCCGTTGACTTTTGATCAGGCGGACGTTCATGAAGGAAGCGTTCTATTCTTCAATGCCATCAGTGACGTTTCGCTGACTCAGGGAGACAACTTCTTAACTTCCTTAGCCTTTGTCGCCGAAGCAGACTCGGGGGATTTCCCGATCGGGCTGAGCTTGGTTAGCGCGCAGAGCGGTGGACTATTCACAGGGACTACCGACCTCTCGAACGATTTAACGTTGACGGGCGGCACACTGCGGGTGACAGCAGTTCCTGAACCTTCAGCCTTCGCACTCTTGGGAGTCATTGGCTTGGCCGCATTTCAACGCAGACGATTCGTCTAG
- a CDS encoding metallophosphoesterase → MTRTQTNLLAILILLAGPALWADEPNRKVSSRFQQAESRSFLGFDAAQEQVWQAPFFFIQLADPQYGMFTGNTGLEKEQVLVQQAVAHINRLQPRFVIVCGDLTNATPDHARYAAQVSQYHQDFSQIDPEIPLVCVCGNHDVGNRPTATSIDRYRDNFGDDYFSFWVGGVFNVVLNSSLLKDPAGAPDRLLAQQKWLDQQLNNPQVQHAKHVLVFLHHPLFLEQADEPDQYFNIPLERRLPLLEQFKQAQVRAIFAGHYHRNAYGRAGDLEMITTGPVGRPLGKDPSGLRIVKIEEADLQHEYYPLEDVPAQVE, encoded by the coding sequence ATGACGCGAACGCAGACGAATTTACTAGCCATCTTAATTTTGCTTGCTGGCCCCGCACTCTGGGCGGACGAGCCCAATAGGAAGGTGTCCTCCCGTTTTCAGCAAGCGGAATCACGCAGCTTCCTAGGGTTCGATGCGGCTCAGGAACAAGTCTGGCAGGCCCCCTTCTTCTTTATCCAGCTTGCCGATCCTCAATACGGGATGTTCACTGGCAATACAGGCTTGGAAAAAGAACAGGTCCTTGTGCAGCAAGCCGTCGCGCACATCAACCGTCTGCAACCTCGCTTCGTCATTGTGTGTGGGGACCTGACGAACGCCACTCCGGATCACGCTCGGTATGCAGCTCAAGTCAGCCAGTATCATCAGGATTTCTCGCAAATCGATCCTGAGATTCCATTGGTCTGCGTGTGCGGAAATCATGATGTGGGGAATCGCCCCACGGCAACATCAATCGATCGCTATCGCGACAATTTTGGTGATGACTACTTTTCGTTTTGGGTTGGCGGCGTGTTCAATGTTGTCTTGAACTCAAGCCTATTGAAGGATCCCGCCGGTGCCCCCGATCGTCTGCTCGCTCAACAAAAGTGGCTGGACCAGCAGCTCAACAATCCCCAAGTCCAGCACGCGAAACACGTTTTGGTATTCTTGCATCATCCCTTGTTTTTAGAACAAGCCGACGAGCCGGATCAGTACTTCAACATTCCACTGGAGCGCCGCCTTCCCCTGCTTGAACAATTCAAGCAAGCTCAGGTACGGGCCATTTTCGCCGGTCATTACCATCGCAATGCCTACGGACGGGCTGGTGATCTGGAAATGATTACCACCGGGCCAGTTGGACGCCCGCTTGGTAAAGATCCATCAGGGCTGCGAATTGTGAAAATCGAGGAAGCCGATCTGCAACATGAATATTACCCACTCGAAGATGTCCCAGCTCAAGTTGAATGA
- a CDS encoding lactate racemase domain-containing protein — MTVYFRRGDANAKLGEADFTEALQAAIGASGNPQRVLAIPPDHTRSDSRAGELTQLAYQLLGDRLTDVMPALGTHEAMNEEELQYMFGDLPRHLIRVHDWKNDVATLGHVDADFVSEVTEGIYQRPWAAQVNKLLVDGGHDMILSLGQVVPHEVIGMANYNKNIFVGTGGNDGINESHYLSALYGMERIMGRCDTPLRRVLNEAQDRFCDSLPVMYVLTVVESLSNGEKVVRGLFVGDSHEVFFEAGELSAKVNCFVVDRTPQTVVVTMNPSKYKRTWLSNKAIYRTRMLIGDGGRLVVLAPGVKAFGESATVDGLIRKYGYRTTPEVLKFVEENQDLRDNLGTAAHLIHGTPDDRFEVIYAPGELSQQEVESVGYSYGDCDSLTKHYQCEGLPNGWHQDADGEDFYFIGDPGLGLWTRQDHPYAIR, encoded by the coding sequence ATGACAGTCTATTTTCGACGTGGCGATGCAAATGCGAAGTTGGGTGAAGCAGATTTCACCGAAGCTCTGCAGGCGGCAATTGGGGCCTCGGGCAATCCACAGCGAGTGCTGGCGATCCCTCCCGACCACACGCGAAGCGATAGTCGAGCCGGTGAGTTAACCCAATTGGCCTATCAATTGCTCGGCGACCGACTCACGGACGTTATGCCAGCCCTCGGTACGCACGAGGCGATGAATGAGGAGGAGCTGCAGTACATGTTCGGCGACTTGCCTCGCCACCTAATACGCGTTCATGACTGGAAGAACGATGTTGCGACGCTGGGGCATGTCGATGCAGATTTTGTGTCGGAGGTTACCGAGGGAATCTATCAACGTCCTTGGGCAGCACAGGTCAATAAATTGCTGGTGGACGGTGGGCATGACATGATCTTGTCGCTCGGACAAGTCGTGCCCCACGAAGTGATTGGTATGGCCAATTACAACAAGAACATCTTCGTCGGTACAGGAGGTAACGACGGCATCAACGAAAGTCACTACCTCAGTGCGCTATATGGCATGGAACGGATCATGGGGCGTTGCGACACGCCTCTTCGACGCGTCCTGAACGAAGCCCAAGATCGCTTCTGTGATTCGCTGCCAGTCATGTACGTGTTAACCGTCGTCGAATCGCTTTCCAATGGGGAGAAGGTCGTTCGAGGATTGTTCGTGGGCGATTCGCATGAGGTCTTCTTCGAAGCCGGCGAGCTTTCTGCCAAAGTGAACTGCTTCGTCGTCGATCGCACGCCCCAAACGGTAGTCGTGACGATGAATCCGTCCAAGTACAAACGGACATGGTTGTCCAATAAAGCGATCTACCGCACTCGAATGCTCATCGGCGACGGCGGCCGGCTCGTCGTTTTGGCACCGGGTGTCAAAGCCTTTGGCGAGAGTGCAACCGTCGACGGTCTGATCCGTAAGTACGGATATCGAACGACTCCGGAAGTCTTGAAGTTCGTCGAAGAGAATCAGGATTTGCGTGACAATCTAGGCACTGCTGCGCACCTAATTCACGGTACGCCTGACGACCGTTTCGAAGTCATCTATGCTCCGGGTGAGCTTTCGCAGCAAGAGGTGGAGTCGGTTGGCTACAGCTATGGAGACTGCGATAGCTTGACGAAACACTATCAGTGCGAGGGGTTGCCGAATGGTTGGCATCAGGACGCCGATGGCGAAGATTTCTACTTCATCGGTGACCCAGGCCTTGGGTTATGGACGCGACAGGACCATCCCTATGCAATTCGTTAA
- a CDS encoding cytochrome c oxidase subunit 3, translating to MRFHEQMGRKIPAAFVPMRSRGSLAEDRRLEQGAWLFLVSLTVFFFSCMLLYTIYVMLRIAPAADQIQPFYVPRSFLITTVNLVAISTLLHMAVGAARRERIADLSRYIVVTFLLSLAFFVTQGFGLATMVGQMLQPEASMRNLYGLTFFLVIVHALHVVGGVAALVILLFGLRRKSYDHERYFPVKFCALYWHFLDIVWVVMMIAFAIAAFVSQSR from the coding sequence ATGCGATTTCACGAGCAAATGGGTCGTAAGATCCCTGCCGCGTTCGTCCCCATGCGCTCGCGTGGTTCACTGGCGGAGGATCGGCGTTTGGAACAGGGGGCATGGTTGTTCCTCGTATCATTGACGGTCTTTTTTTTCAGCTGCATGTTGCTGTACACCATCTATGTCATGCTGCGAATCGCACCCGCTGCCGACCAGATTCAACCCTTTTACGTTCCGCGCAGCTTTCTGATCACGACGGTCAACTTGGTCGCAATCAGCACCCTGTTGCACATGGCAGTGGGGGCGGCCAGACGTGAGCGGATCGCCGACTTATCGCGCTACATCGTGGTCACCTTCCTACTCTCGCTCGCATTCTTTGTGACGCAAGGATTTGGACTGGCGACGATGGTTGGACAGATGCTTCAGCCCGAAGCCTCGATGCGAAACCTCTACGGCCTAACGTTCTTTCTCGTGATTGTCCATGCATTGCACGTCGTGGGTGGCGTGGCAGCTTTGGTCATCCTTTTGTTCGGCCTGCGCCGCAAATCTTACGATCACGAACGCTATTTTCCAGTTAAGTTTTGTGCACTCTATTGGCATTTCCTAGACATCGTCTGGGTCGTAATGATGATTGCATTCGCCATTGCCGCCTTCGTCAGCCAATCCCGTTGA